A part of Desulfobacter sp. genomic DNA contains:
- a CDS encoding ABC transporter permease → MFKQRLEMIGGRTIARIETLGRLVFFLCAGLAQACVPPLQTAKILEQVWFIGAKSMFVIVLTAIFTGMVLGLQGYHTLVSFGSEAALGSAVAMSLIRELGPVLAAIMIAARAGSAMAAELGVMRISEQIDALKTMEIHPIRFTFSPRLIAGLISFPLLTALFDVTGIFGGYLTGSVMMGINEHVYMDKVISSVSMSDIGGGFIKSLVFGGLVTCICCFRGYHAHLEGGGRGFGAKGVSLATTNAVVHSCIFILVADYIITYFQV, encoded by the coding sequence ATGTTTAAACAGAGACTGGAAATGATTGGCGGGCGCACCATTGCCCGCATAGAAACCCTGGGGCGGCTGGTGTTTTTTTTGTGTGCCGGATTGGCCCAGGCATGTGTGCCCCCCTTGCAGACGGCCAAAATTCTGGAGCAGGTCTGGTTTATCGGCGCCAAGTCCATGTTTGTCATTGTGCTTACGGCCATCTTTACCGGAATGGTTCTGGGGCTGCAGGGATACCACACCCTTGTGAGCTTCGGTTCTGAAGCGGCCCTGGGTTCTGCCGTTGCCATGAGCCTGATCCGGGAACTGGGGCCGGTGCTGGCTGCCATTATGATTGCGGCCAGGGCCGGATCGGCCATGGCTGCGGAATTGGGGGTGATGCGGATCTCCGAACAGATTGACGCCCTGAAAACCATGGAAATCCATCCGATACGGTTTACCTTCTCCCCCCGACTCATCGCCGGCCTTATTTCTTTCCCGCTGCTTACGGCATTATTCGATGTTACCGGGATTTTCGGAGGTTATCTGACCGGTTCTGTGATGATGGGAATCAATGAGCATGTATATATGGATAAGGTGATTTCCAGTGTCTCCATGAGTGATATCGGCGGAGGCTTTATCAAATCCCTGGTGTTCGGGGGACTTGTGACCTGCATCTGTTGTTTCAGGGGATACCATGCCCACCTTGAAGGAGGGGGCAGGGGGTTCGGTGCCAAGGGGGTTTCCCTTGCCACTACCAATGCCGTGGTCCATTCGTGCATTTTTATTTTGGTGGCAGATTATATTATTACCTATTTTCAGGTATAG
- a CDS encoding CoA activase, which translates to MKSSTLILGIDAGSVSIHLAAVDQKGSPVFTDSAFHHGEVKETLDRMLNRLREMAVLERIGHVAKTAGTPAFIGADAVIDEQVAVIRSVRSRHPGAGALLNIGGEKFSLSLFDDRGNYTGARHNTSCAAGTGSFLDQQAGRLHLAGSHEISARALENSGSRPDIATRCAVFAKTDLIHAQQEGYDIPQICDGLCYGLAKNIANTLFKQKQPKGKVVFCGGVSQNTAVTAHLESITGIKLTIDDLSPVYGALGAGLCLADESPARASDYSAPAAYFSSQDKSSGYRYPELDLKLSDYPDFKAFKSYICHGVEVDVYQDPAARSISYGFLGLDVGSTSTKSVLTDQAGIPVAGFYTKTASRPVQAVQTLFKALDGFRRDFGLEFPVKGCGTTGSGRRISAKIIGADIEPDEITAHATAAVNLNPEVDTIIEIGGQDAKFTLLKDGMVTSSVMNTVCAAGTGSFIEEQASKLDCPLSEYSARTEGVTAPVSSDRCTVFMERDINYFFAEGYEKNEILASVLHSVRDNYLTKVANVAKIGSQILFQGATARNKALVAAFEQKLNKPIYVSSYCHLTGALGVALMAMEEVKQGRLPRSAFRGFGIWQEEIPVRQEVCRLCTNHCKITIADVDGSPQAYGFLCGRDYNTQKRVTGTTGYDLLAARKAIQKTHRPTPVPRTDLVVGLPDGLHMTADLPFWKLFFTGLGVKVKTSTSLKDPVKQGKKLAGAEFCAPVVALNGHVDHLLKKTDFVFLPFYFEDKTNEKETRRQHCYYTQFTPAVLSGHAESHRIITPMIKYLYTSFHTKMELYTALKQLDNGRFSFFDISQAYDRAVSIQKGWTAELKQVYARNRKDGSHSGTDTGGCREKVDVLLLGRPYTVLSKAMNNNIPGIFSNLGINAFFQDMINLEGRDYSPIAPLLKQIHWKHAATILKAAYAAATTENLYPVFVSSFRCAPDSFAVDYFKEIMEQFNKPYLVLELDEHDSSVGYETRIEAAVRAFTNHARRQEKLPLPDPDLFTPRFTEELTGKTIIFPNWDAITGHLIVNILKNEGYDAVLMEETQETLKKCLLTNTGQCLPLNAVAAGFIHTVKKHGLNPADCVLWLNDSAIACNIKMYPYHIQKILAREKNGFELARVYRGELSLFDIGLKASTNTYFAYMFGGLFRSIGCKIRPYEINPGETDRALKSAADIMGTAFLTGGSKEKALNEIMSIFRKIPRTRGSRPKVGIFGDLYVRDNSTMNQDLIRFIEENGGEAVTTPYFQYVQIIANAYFKKWFKEGKYLSLISNKALLAAMKTMERRYYPYFKPFLDESDLRVTQSYDEILREYGMRPEHTGESMDNILKIHYIVHEHPDLALLIGANPAFCCPGLVTEAMAEQIEKKVKVPIVSITYDLSGGNKNKVVVPFLKYLRKPPYSSQRRKASV; encoded by the coding sequence ATGAAAAGCAGCACCTTGATTTTAGGCATAGATGCGGGATCAGTTTCAATCCATCTGGCAGCAGTAGATCAAAAAGGCAGCCCGGTATTCACGGACTCGGCTTTCCACCACGGGGAAGTCAAAGAAACACTGGACCGGATGCTCAACCGGTTGCGGGAGATGGCGGTCCTTGAACGCATCGGCCACGTGGCAAAAACGGCGGGCACACCCGCATTTATAGGGGCCGACGCCGTTATTGACGAACAGGTGGCCGTCATCCGGTCTGTCCGTAGCCGTCACCCCGGCGCAGGTGCCCTTCTCAACATCGGCGGTGAAAAATTTTCTTTAAGCCTGTTTGACGACCGGGGCAACTATACCGGAGCACGGCACAATACCTCATGTGCCGCCGGCACGGGAAGCTTCCTGGACCAGCAGGCCGGTCGCCTCCACCTGGCCGGCTCCCATGAGATATCTGCCAGGGCCCTTGAAAACTCAGGCTCCCGCCCGGACATCGCCACCCGGTGCGCCGTATTTGCCAAAACCGACCTCATCCATGCCCAGCAGGAAGGATATGATATCCCCCAGATCTGCGACGGACTCTGTTACGGCCTGGCCAAGAACATCGCCAATACCCTGTTTAAACAGAAACAGCCCAAGGGCAAGGTGGTTTTCTGCGGCGGGGTATCCCAGAACACGGCCGTGACCGCCCACCTTGAATCCATTACCGGTATCAAATTAACCATTGATGACCTCTCTCCGGTATACGGGGCCCTTGGCGCCGGACTCTGCCTGGCGGACGAATCTCCGGCCCGTGCCAGTGACTATAGCGCGCCTGCCGCTTATTTTTCATCCCAGGACAAATCATCGGGATACCGGTACCCTGAGCTTGATCTCAAGCTTTCGGACTACCCCGATTTCAAGGCATTTAAATCCTATATCTGCCACGGGGTTGAAGTGGATGTCTACCAAGACCCGGCCGCCAGGAGCATCTCCTACGGCTTCCTCGGGCTGGATGTGGGCTCCACCTCCACAAAAAGCGTATTAACGGACCAGGCCGGCATACCGGTGGCCGGATTTTATACCAAAACCGCGTCCAGGCCGGTCCAGGCCGTCCAGACCCTATTCAAGGCCCTTGACGGATTCAGGCGGGACTTTGGCTTGGAATTTCCGGTCAAGGGATGCGGCACCACCGGCTCCGGCCGCAGGATTTCGGCCAAAATCATCGGCGCCGACATTGAACCCGATGAGATCACGGCCCATGCCACCGCCGCGGTGAACCTGAACCCGGAGGTGGATACCATCATTGAAATCGGCGGCCAGGATGCCAAATTCACCCTTCTCAAAGACGGGATGGTCACCTCCTCGGTTATGAATACGGTCTGCGCCGCCGGTACGGGAAGCTTCATTGAGGAGCAGGCGTCAAAACTGGACTGCCCGCTATCCGAATACTCCGCCAGGACCGAAGGGGTCACCGCACCGGTGTCCAGCGACCGGTGCACGGTTTTCATGGAGCGGGATATCAATTACTTTTTTGCCGAGGGGTATGAAAAAAATGAAATCCTGGCCTCGGTGCTCCATTCCGTCCGGGACAACTATCTGACCAAGGTGGCCAATGTGGCCAAAATCGGCAGCCAAATCCTTTTCCAGGGCGCCACGGCCCGGAACAAGGCATTGGTGGCCGCCTTTGAACAGAAACTGAACAAGCCCATTTATGTTTCCAGCTACTGCCACCTCACCGGTGCTCTGGGCGTTGCCCTCATGGCCATGGAAGAGGTAAAGCAAGGACGCCTGCCCCGATCCGCCTTCAGGGGCTTTGGAATCTGGCAGGAAGAAATACCGGTACGCCAGGAAGTCTGCAGGCTGTGCACCAACCACTGCAAGATCACCATTGCCGATGTAGACGGTTCCCCCCAGGCATACGGATTCCTGTGCGGCAGAGACTATAACACCCAAAAACGGGTGACCGGCACAACCGGATACGACCTGCTTGCAGCCAGAAAAGCAATCCAGAAAACCCACCGGCCGACTCCGGTTCCCAGAACCGATCTGGTTGTGGGGTTGCCCGACGGCCTTCACATGACCGCTGACCTGCCCTTCTGGAAATTATTTTTTACGGGGCTCGGCGTCAAAGTCAAAACCAGCACCAGCCTGAAAGACCCGGTCAAACAGGGGAAAAAACTTGCCGGTGCCGAATTCTGCGCCCCGGTGGTGGCCCTGAACGGCCATGTGGATCACCTTCTCAAAAAAACAGATTTTGTTTTCCTCCCCTTTTATTTTGAGGACAAGACCAATGAGAAGGAAACCCGGCGCCAGCACTGCTATTACACCCAGTTTACCCCGGCAGTGCTTTCAGGCCATGCCGAATCCCACAGAATTATCACCCCCATGATCAAATACCTGTACACCAGCTTCCACACCAAAATGGAATTGTACACTGCTTTGAAACAACTGGATAACGGCCGGTTCTCCTTTTTTGATATTTCACAGGCATATGACCGGGCCGTGAGCATCCAAAAGGGCTGGACGGCGGAACTGAAACAGGTATATGCCCGCAACCGAAAAGATGGGAGTCACAGCGGCACAGATACTGGCGGTTGCCGGGAGAAAGTGGATGTGCTCCTTTTGGGCCGGCCCTACACCGTGCTGTCCAAGGCCATGAACAACAATATTCCCGGCATCTTTTCCAACCTGGGCATTAACGCCTTTTTCCAGGATATGATCAACCTTGAAGGACGGGATTACAGCCCCATCGCCCCCCTGCTCAAGCAGATCCACTGGAAGCATGCCGCAACCATTCTCAAGGCCGCCTACGCCGCCGCCACCACAGAGAACCTCTACCCCGTGTTTGTCTCCTCATTCAGGTGCGCCCCGGATTCATTTGCCGTGGATTATTTCAAAGAAATCATGGAACAATTCAACAAACCCTACCTGGTGCTTGAACTGGACGAGCATGACTCCAGCGTGGGGTATGAGACACGGATTGAAGCGGCGGTACGTGCGTTTACCAATCATGCCCGCCGGCAGGAAAAGCTCCCGCTTCCCGACCCTGACCTGTTTACCCCCCGGTTTACCGAGGAACTCACGGGCAAAACCATTATCTTCCCCAACTGGGATGCCATCACCGGCCATCTCATCGTCAACATACTGAAAAACGAGGGATATGATGCGGTACTCATGGAAGAGACCCAGGAAACCCTGAAAAAATGCCTGCTGACCAACACCGGCCAATGCCTGCCCCTCAATGCCGTGGCCGCAGGGTTCATTCACACGGTGAAAAAACACGGCCTGAACCCGGCCGATTGCGTGCTCTGGTTAAACGATTCGGCCATTGCCTGCAATATAAAAATGTATCCCTACCATATCCAGAAAATCCTGGCCCGGGAAAAAAACGGATTTGAACTGGCCAGGGTTTACAGGGGTGAACTCTCCCTATTTGACATCGGCCTGAAAGCCTCCACCAACACCTATTTCGCCTATATGTTCGGCGGGTTGTTCAGAAGCATCGGCTGCAAAATCCGGCCCTATGAAATCAATCCGGGAGAAACGGACAGGGCGCTGAAATCTGCAGCAGATATCATGGGGACGGCATTTCTCACCGGGGGATCCAAGGAAAAGGCCCTTAATGAAATTATGTCCATTTTCCGGAAAATTCCCAGAACCCGGGGCTCCCGTCCCAAGGTCGGTATCTTCGGGGATCTCTATGTCCGGGACAACAGTACCATGAACCAGGACCTTATCCGGTTCATAGAGGAAAACGGGGGCGAAGCCGTTACCACCCCCTATTTCCAGTATGTACAAATTATCGCCAATGCCTATTTCAAAAAATGGTTCAAAGAGGGAAAATACCTGAGCCTGATCTCCAACAAGGCGCTTCTGGCAGCCATGAAAACCATGGAAAGACGGTATTATCCCTATTTTAAACCCTTTCTTGACGAATCGGATCTTCGGGTGACCCAGTCCTATGACGAGATTCTACGGGAATACGGCATGCGCCCGGAACACACAGGGGAGTCCATGGACAATATCCTCAAAATCCACTATATCGTCCACGAACACCCGGATCTGGCCCTGCTCATCGGCGCCAACCCGGCCTTCTGCTGTCCGGGCCTGGTCACCGAGGCCATGGCCGAACAGATTGAAAAAAAGGTAAAGGTTCCCATTGTGAGCATTACCTATGACCTGTCCGGAGGCAATAAAAACAAGGTGGTGGTCCCCTTCCTCAAGTATCTGAGAAAGCCCCCCTATTCCTCCCAGAGACGGAAGGCCTCTGTCTGA
- the mlaD gene encoding outer membrane lipid asymmetry maintenance protein MlaD — MKHKNLELYVGIFVLIGAACIAYLVLVVGEAKLFGGERYALHGYFSSVTGLKTGARVEMAGVEIGNVGKISLDRDRLVARVVFHIDSGVEVTEDSIASVKTSGIIGEKYIDISPGGAEMLLEEGEEIMNTESTLDIESLVRKFIFSGKSP; from the coding sequence ATGAAACATAAAAATCTGGAGTTATACGTCGGTATTTTCGTTCTGATCGGTGCGGCCTGCATCGCCTACCTGGTCCTGGTTGTTGGCGAGGCAAAGCTTTTTGGAGGGGAGCGGTATGCCCTTCACGGGTATTTTTCATCGGTCACCGGGTTGAAAACCGGCGCACGGGTTGAAATGGCCGGGGTGGAGATCGGTAATGTGGGGAAGATTTCACTGGACAGGGACCGGCTGGTGGCCAGGGTGGTATTTCATATCGACAGCGGTGTCGAAGTTACCGAGGACAGTATCGCATCGGTGAAAACAAGCGGCATCATCGGGGAGAAATACATCGACATCTCTCCGGGAGGCGCTGAGATGCTTCTGGAGGAGGGTGAGGAGATCATGAATACCGAATCCACCCTGGATATCGAATCCCTGGTCCGTAAGTTTATTTTCAGCGGCAAATCTCCTTAA
- a CDS encoding ATP-binding cassette domain-containing protein has product MAEPFIQLIGIRKRFGDNSVLNGVDLSIHRGQITTVIGKSGTGKSVLLKHIIGLMKQDEGQLLVNGVPLDRMDKAARHGFRREISYMFQDNALFDFLSIYENIALPLSEKKILPEREIRAKVLEKMEMLGIQGIEESFPSQLSGGMRKRVALARALITDPAAVLFDEPTTGLDPVRRNNVHGMISRYQKEFGFTAVIVSHDIPEIFEITQHIAMLDKGKIIFEGSTEAILASENDTVNAFIRGKEM; this is encoded by the coding sequence ATGGCAGAGCCTTTTATCCAGCTTATCGGCATCCGCAAGCGGTTTGGCGACAATTCCGTGCTTAACGGCGTGGACCTCTCCATTCACCGGGGTCAGATCACTACGGTGATCGGTAAAAGCGGCACGGGCAAATCCGTGCTTCTCAAGCACATCATCGGGCTCATGAAGCAGGATGAGGGGCAGCTGCTGGTCAACGGCGTCCCCCTTGACAGGATGGACAAGGCGGCCAGGCATGGATTCCGGCGGGAGATTTCCTATATGTTCCAGGACAATGCCCTGTTCGATTTCCTTTCCATATATGAAAATATCGCCCTGCCCCTGTCTGAAAAAAAGATACTTCCTGAAAGGGAGATCCGGGCAAAGGTTCTTGAGAAAATGGAAATGCTGGGGATCCAGGGAATTGAAGAGAGTTTCCCTTCCCAGCTTTCCGGTGGGATGCGCAAGCGTGTGGCCCTGGCCCGGGCCCTGATCACCGATCCGGCGGCCGTCCTTTTTGACGAGCCCACCACCGGACTGGACCCGGTGCGGAGAAACAATGTCCACGGGATGATCTCCCGGTACCAGAAGGAGTTTGGGTTTACGGCGGTGATCGTCAGCCACGATATACCGGAAATATTTGAGATCACCCAGCATATTGCCATGCTGGATAAAGGGAAGATCATATTTGAAGGCAGTACCGAGGCCATACTGGCCTCCGAAAACGATACCGTAAATGCCTTTATCCGCGGAAAAGAGATGTAA
- a CDS encoding DNA internalization-related competence protein ComEC/Rec2, which produces MKTGLDRICPPLLPVAVLLCCGVWMGIFPLFSPAWYCLALALAAGLVFTFISFRSSVTLILCAVLAPVWGAMSMGRIHRPVLQDNHISKFADNGPKVVSGTVVSLPRYYPGKIRMVLDCSEILEKNGAPQAVSGRILLNIYGAASETSRGIPGFGDHVRFYSRLNGIRNFSNPGGYDYKARMRYLGIFGSAHAQAGKIKILPRGDTGIKTEFYRRAASMRNRFRQRVLALAKERRSDAAGVLTALVTGQKEVLPRQVKEGFARAGISHLLAISGFHLSLVALGFYLFINGALSRIHTLSVRGLARKASGVLTLIPLSGYALFTGFSPSTQRALVMVAAFMAALLAEREKDPLNILSLAALLILAFDPPALFSISFQLSFTAVFFIIVGFTRVRRMGWMPEHKGVAWLWGMVLVTLFAGLGTGPLIARYFNMVSCVQVVSNLVFVPVIGFVCLPLGLAGLVLEWIWTPGGMWVLDRGLDLLGISLRLIDCITGFEASWARVVTPDNLALALIYLFMAAVYLAVFTRKKKAYIFLAVIMTAGVLYTAYGLKQRFCPGRMSVTVLDVGQGNAAVVRTAGGSTLLIDGGGFSGSSGFDTGRFIIGPYLWRQWICNLDGVVLTHPQADHMNGLVFIMENFRVKQWFRNGDESTARAFEALTALAKEKGIPQHSPGTKGLDLAFDQTRLQILPAPGSPLDVNNNSLVCRLVHGDVSILFPGDIESDREKLLAGEGNMMASTTILVAPHHGSKSSSTNIFLDKLNAQGVIISCGYNNRYGFPHAPVLHRYRERGMKIFRTDLQGAVTMTVFRNGYDIQTQRNN; this is translated from the coding sequence GTGAAAACCGGACTGGACCGCATTTGCCCTCCCTTGCTGCCTGTGGCAGTCTTGCTATGCTGCGGGGTATGGATGGGGATATTCCCCCTGTTCTCCCCAGCTTGGTACTGCCTGGCCCTGGCGCTTGCCGCCGGCCTGGTCTTTACCTTCATCTCTTTTCGTTCTTCAGTTACTCTGATCCTCTGCGCTGTTCTCGCTCCGGTGTGGGGAGCCATGTCCATGGGGCGGATTCACCGTCCGGTGTTGCAGGACAACCATATCTCAAAATTTGCGGACAATGGCCCTAAAGTGGTCTCAGGGACGGTGGTTTCCCTGCCCCGCTATTATCCCGGCAAAATTCGGATGGTGCTGGACTGCAGTGAAATTCTGGAGAAAAATGGCGCCCCGCAGGCGGTCTCCGGCCGTATTCTGTTAAATATTTACGGGGCTGCCAGTGAGACATCCCGGGGGATTCCTGGATTCGGCGACCATGTCCGGTTTTACAGCCGTCTGAACGGTATACGGAATTTTTCCAATCCAGGGGGATATGATTATAAGGCCAGGATGCGATACCTGGGAATTTTTGGCTCCGCCCATGCCCAGGCCGGGAAAATCAAGATTCTGCCCAGGGGGGATACGGGTATTAAAACCGAATTTTACCGCCGGGCGGCATCCATGCGCAACCGGTTCCGGCAACGGGTGCTGGCCCTGGCCAAAGAGCGCCGGTCGGATGCCGCCGGTGTGCTGACGGCATTGGTGACGGGACAGAAAGAGGTATTGCCCCGGCAGGTAAAAGAGGGGTTTGCCAGGGCCGGGATCAGTCACCTGCTCGCAATTTCAGGCTTCCACCTCTCCCTGGTTGCCCTGGGGTTTTACCTGTTCATCAACGGCGCATTAAGTCGGATTCATACCCTGTCGGTGAGGGGGCTTGCCCGGAAGGCCTCAGGGGTGCTTACCCTGATTCCCCTGTCCGGCTATGCCCTGTTTACTGGATTTTCCCCTTCCACCCAGCGTGCCCTGGTTATGGTTGCCGCGTTCATGGCAGCCCTGCTGGCGGAAAGGGAAAAAGATCCCCTGAATATTCTCAGCCTTGCAGCCTTACTGATTCTGGCATTTGATCCGCCGGCTCTTTTTTCCATATCCTTCCAATTATCCTTTACTGCGGTGTTTTTTATTATTGTTGGATTTACCCGGGTCCGGCGTATGGGGTGGATGCCTGAACATAAAGGGGTGGCATGGCTCTGGGGCATGGTTCTTGTGACCCTGTTTGCAGGCCTTGGGACAGGGCCGCTGATTGCCCGGTATTTTAATATGGTCTCCTGTGTGCAGGTTGTTTCCAATCTGGTATTTGTACCTGTGATCGGATTTGTCTGCCTGCCGCTCGGGCTCGCCGGTCTGGTGCTGGAGTGGATATGGACGCCCGGCGGGATGTGGGTGCTGGATCGGGGTCTGGATCTGCTGGGGATCAGCCTAAGGCTTATTGACTGTATCACCGGGTTTGAGGCGTCCTGGGCCAGGGTGGTCACCCCGGACAATCTGGCGCTGGCATTGATTTATCTTTTTATGGCAGCCGTATATCTTGCGGTATTTACCCGTAAAAAAAAGGCCTATATTTTTCTGGCCGTGATTATGACCGCCGGTGTCCTGTATACGGCATACGGTCTGAAACAGCGGTTTTGCCCGGGGCGTATGAGTGTGACTGTGCTTGATGTCGGCCAGGGGAATGCCGCAGTGGTCCGAACGGCCGGGGGGAGCACCCTGCTCATCGACGGGGGCGGATTTTCCGGCAGCTCAGGTTTTGATACCGGGCGGTTCATTATCGGCCCCTATCTGTGGCGGCAGTGGATCTGCAACCTGGACGGCGTTGTTTTGACCCATCCCCAGGCCGACCATATGAACGGCCTGGTTTTTATCATGGAGAATTTTCGGGTGAAACAATGGTTCCGCAACGGGGACGAAAGTACTGCCCGGGCCTTTGAGGCCTTGACTGCCCTGGCCAAAGAAAAAGGGATCCCCCAGCACTCGCCCGGCACAAAAGGGCTGGACCTGGCCTTTGACCAGACCCGCCTCCAGATATTGCCGGCGCCCGGATCTCCGTTGGATGTGAACAACAACTCCCTGGTCTGCCGCCTTGTCCACGGCGATGTATCTATCCTATTCCCGGGCGATATTGAATCTGACCGGGAGAAACTACTGGCCGGGGAGGGGAATATGATGGCAAGCACCACCATTTTGGTTGCCCCCCACCACGGCAGTAAAAGCAGCAGCACCAATATTTTCCTTGATAAACTCAATGCCCAGGGGGTAATAATATCCTGTGGATACAACAACCGGTACGGATTCCCCCATGCTCCCGTACTCCATCGGTACCGGGAGCGGGGAATGAAAATTTTCCGGACGGATCTCCAGGGCGCTGTGACAATGACCGTGTTCCGGAATGGCTATGACATCCAGACCCAAAGGAATAATTAA
- a CDS encoding ABC transporter substrate-binding protein yields the protein MKRKFFFFAALFCSAWMLPGAISVAGEADVNAAQARVELEARVNEVLALIQDEALIKDPVKQEQMLYDKGLDIFDFNTFSMLALGRKYREFSSDQRQEFITWFSKLISNTYFPKLAGKDVSDIQVLYQDVHGLKPKKGIFRTDITTELVQGETRVSIVYRMIQKKEQKWKIYDIKIEGVSMAANYREQFKQDLSLTPEKIIAHLKEKVDK from the coding sequence ATGAAGCGAAAATTTTTCTTTTTTGCGGCCCTTTTTTGTTCCGCATGGATGCTGCCGGGGGCCATTTCCGTCGCCGGTGAGGCTGATGTAAATGCTGCCCAGGCCAGGGTCGAGCTTGAGGCAAGGGTGAATGAGGTACTGGCTCTCATTCAGGATGAGGCCCTGATCAAAGATCCTGTAAAACAGGAACAGATGCTGTACGATAAGGGACTGGATATTTTTGATTTTAATACCTTTTCAATGCTGGCCCTGGGCAGGAAATACCGGGAATTCTCTTCGGACCAGCGCCAAGAGTTTATTACCTGGTTTTCAAAATTGATTTCCAATACCTATTTCCCCAAGCTGGCTGGAAAAGACGTATCGGATATCCAGGTGCTTTATCAGGATGTCCATGGATTAAAGCCCAAAAAAGGTATATTCAGAACCGATATCACCACCGAGCTGGTCCAGGGGGAAACCCGTGTCTCCATTGTTTACCGGATGATCCAGAAAAAAGAGCAGAAATGGAAAATCTATGATATAAAAATCGAAGGCGTGTCCATGGCTGCCAATTACAGGGAGCAGTTTAAGCAGGATTTATCTCTGACGCCGGAAAAGATAATCGCCCATCTCAA
- the murA gene encoding UDP-N-acetylglucosamine 1-carboxyvinyltransferase has product MDKIQIKGGCRLGGDVFISGAKNAALPLIASSILVDGQTVFTNVPRLMDINSIKLLLEDLGAVCEFDDHTLSVDGRGINKIEAEYDLVRKMRASILVLGPLVARFGHAKVSMPGGCAIGARPVNMHLTGLEAMGAEITIEHGYIEAKTTGPRLTGNEIYFDIPTVTGTENLMMAAVLAKGETVLRNAAREPEIVCLAEALNKMGARISGAGTAIITIEGVDKLNPVEVRVIPDRIETGTFMAAAAATGGDVMIRGCIPDHIGGIISKLRGTGTEVEVFEDSVRVRGGASIKSVDIKTLPYPGFPTDMQAQFMALMAIADGNAVIHESIFENRFIHANELLRMGADISISNGNYAMVRGVKKLQGAPVMASDLRASASLVIAGLVAEGTTLISRVYHMDRGYEAIEEKFSALGADILRIKS; this is encoded by the coding sequence ATGGACAAAATTCAAATCAAAGGTGGCTGCCGCCTCGGCGGCGACGTGTTTATCAGCGGTGCAAAAAATGCCGCGCTTCCTTTAATCGCCTCCAGCATCCTGGTGGACGGTCAGACTGTGTTTACCAATGTGCCCAGGCTCATGGACATTAATTCCATTAAACTGCTTCTGGAGGACCTGGGGGCGGTATGCGAATTTGATGACCATACCCTGTCCGTGGACGGCAGGGGGATCAATAAAATTGAGGCGGAGTACGACTTGGTCCGTAAAATGAGGGCGTCCATCCTCGTGCTCGGTCCGCTGGTGGCCCGGTTCGGCCATGCCAAGGTCTCCATGCCCGGAGGGTGCGCCATTGGGGCCCGGCCGGTGAATATGCATCTGACCGGACTTGAAGCCATGGGGGCTGAAATAACCATTGAACATGGATATATTGAGGCCAAAACCACCGGTCCAAGACTGACCGGAAATGAGATTTATTTTGATATCCCCACGGTAACCGGCACGGAAAACCTGATGATGGCGGCGGTTTTGGCAAAGGGTGAGACCGTGCTGCGCAACGCGGCCAGGGAACCTGAAATCGTTTGTCTGGCTGAGGCGCTGAATAAGATGGGGGCCAGGATTTCCGGGGCCGGGACGGCGATTATAACCATTGAAGGCGTGGACAAACTCAACCCCGTTGAAGTCAGGGTGATCCCAGACCGTATTGAAACCGGCACTTTTATGGCGGCGGCAGCGGCCACTGGCGGAGATGTCATGATACGGGGCTGTATACCGGACCACATCGGCGGCATTATCAGCAAACTGCGCGGCACGGGCACCGAGGTGGAGGTGTTTGAGGACAGTGTCCGGGTGAGGGGCGGGGCGTCCATAAAAAGTGTGGATATCAAAACATTGCCCTACCCGGGGTTTCCCACCGACATGCAGGCCCAGTTTATGGCATTAATGGCCATTGCCGACGGCAATGCCGTTATCCATGAATCCATATTTGAGAACCGGTTTATCCATGCCAATGAATTGCTGCGCATGGGGGCGGATATTTCCATTTCCAATGGGAATTATGCCATGGTCAGGGGGGTCAAAAAGCTGCAGGGGGCACCGGTGATGGCTTCGGACCTCAGGGCCAGCGCATCCCTTGTTATTGCCGGCCTGGTGGCAGAAGGCACCACCCTGATTTCAAGGGTATATCATATGGACAGGGGATATGAAGCCATTGAGGAAAAATTTTCAGCCCTGGGGGCAGATATCCTGAGGATCAAATCTTGA